The Bos indicus x Bos taurus breed Angus x Brahman F1 hybrid chromosome 10, Bos_hybrid_MaternalHap_v2.0, whole genome shotgun sequence genome has a segment encoding these proteins:
- the LOC113899084 gene encoding acyl-coenzyme A thioesterase 1-like, whose product MTVTVMLEPAGRCRWDERVHITVSGLAPQQPVTLRSSLRDEKGALFRAHARYCADAAGLLDLERAPALGGSFAGLEPMGLFWALEPEKPLLRLVKRDVQTPFVVELEVVDGHEPGAQRLLGRAVHERDFLAPGVRREPVRAGRVRATLFLPPEPAPFPGIVDISAAGGGFLEYRASLLAGKGFAVLALAYYNYEDLPKSLRHVHLEYFEEAVNYLLNHPQVKGPGVGLLGISKGGELCLSMASFLKGISAAVIINGSVHNVWGTLHYKGETLPPAGFNQNRIKMTKDGFVDIVEVLNSSLEGPDQKSFIPVERAECPFLFLVGQDDHNWKSEFYANEASKRLQAHGKAKPQVICYPGTGHYIEPPYFPLCPASLHTFVGTPVIWGGEPMAHARAQVDAWQQLQTFFHKHLSGEKGTIPAKL is encoded by the exons ATGACAGTGACCGTGATGCTGGAGCCGGCCGGCCGCTGCCGCTGGGACGAGCGCGTGCATATCACCGTGAGCGGCCTGGCGCCGCAGCAGCCGGTCACGCTGCGCTCGTCCCTGCGCGACGAGAAGGGCGCGCTCTTCAGGGCCCACGCGCGCTACTGCGCCGACGCCGCCGGCCTGCTGGACCTGGAGCGCGCGCCCGCGCTGGGCGGCAGCTTCGCGGGGCTCGAGCCCATGGGGCTCTTCTGGGCTCTGGAGCCCGAGAAGCCCTTGCTGCGCCTGGTGAAGCGGGACGTGCAGACGCCCTTCGTCGTGGAGCTGGAGGTGGTCGACGGCCACGAGCCCGGGGCCCAGCGACTCCTGGGCCGGGCGGTGCACGAGCGCGACTTCCTGGCCCCCGGCGTGCGGCGCGAGCCGGTGCGCGCGGGCCGGGTGCGCGCCACGCTCTTCCTGCCGCCAG AACCTGCGCCCTTTCCTGGGATTGTGGACATTTCTGCAGCTGGAGGTGGATTTCTGGAATATCGAGCTAGTCTGCTGGCTGGGAAGGGTTTTGCTGTGTTGGCGCTGGCTTATTATAACTATGAAGACCTCCCCAAAAGCCTACGACATGTCCACCTGGAGTACTTTGAAGAAGCTGTGAACTACCTGCTTAATCACCCTCAG GTGAAGGGTCCAGGAGTTGGGCTGCTTGGGATTTCAAAAGGAGGCGAGCTCTGCCTCTCCATGGCTTCCTTCCTGAAGGGCATCTCTGCAGCCGTCATAATCAACGGCTCTGTGCACAATGTCTGGGGAACCTTACACTACAAAGGTGAGACTCTGCCGCCTGCGGGTTTCAACCAAAATCGAATCAAGATGACTAAAGATGGCTTTGTAGACATTGTGGAAGTCCTGAACAGCTCTTTGGAAGGACCTGACCAGAAGAGCTTCATTCCTGTGGAAAGGGCTGAGTGCCCCTTCCTGTTTCTTGTGGGTCAGGATGACCACAACTGGAAGAGTGAATTCTATGCTAACGAGGCCTCTAAACGCTTGCAGGCCCATGGGAAGGCAAAACCCCAGGTCATCTGTTACCCAGGCACGGGGCACTACATTGAGCCTCCTTACTTCCCCCTGTGCCCGGCTTCCCTGCACACCTTCGTGGGCACTCCTGTCATCTGGGGAGGGGAGCCCATGGCTCATGCCAGGGCCCAGGTAGATGCGTGGCAGCAGCTCCAGACTTTCTTCCATAAACACCTGAGTGGGGAAAAGGGGACAATTCCAGCCAAGCTGTGA